A stretch of the Pyxidicoccus trucidator genome encodes the following:
- a CDS encoding Tox-REase-5 domain-containing protein: MRAELLGRWLAMAAAAWLCAGCATLAPLRGSGGPLEPASHVPRATTLQRGSGGLQPLAGEDERLRRRRSVRMPAGTAVDVGDMGVLAAEAGLLEVDSFEKLLVYAGLDPTEDLPPRVNPLTPEEAARVLALLLQKPVTLGNFPARMAAAHLMREVLEDGEVSREALLRRVERFARVAVLRPDGYLAWARNGRTQQRVAPVEWRDGVFRAGLFELGRFYVSNGSVFRLANERLEPVDSAVFVEVYDDADVISRTLDGAEEVFVELYHALGQLLTHPVDSITALRNLPAGVAALIASSPEYWERFRYMTAGEQMKTVARLTTNLIATWGAASATTRTLRGLMAGAEATVPVLSLSAEGALVIERIAVPVGQAASGLSGGPGAAIILHRANMATQGPAPADGPGQWGLAQESMSPRARHYQEQITRHSADDAYWIGGVGRNSGGVKFDGFENGVLLEAKGPGYANKFLDDLRPKVWFEKSGAKALVEQARRQLRASHGTGASIRWHIAEQKTAEAIRELFRANDIEGIEVAFTPPLN, encoded by the coding sequence ATGCGCGCTGAGCTGCTGGGGAGGTGGCTGGCCATGGCGGCCGCCGCGTGGCTTTGCGCCGGGTGCGCCACGCTGGCGCCGCTGCGCGGCTCGGGCGGCCCATTGGAGCCGGCGTCGCATGTGCCCCGCGCCACCACGTTGCAGCGCGGCTCGGGTGGGTTGCAACCGCTGGCAGGTGAAGACGAGCGGCTGCGCCGTCGCCGTTCGGTGCGAATGCCAGCGGGCACGGCGGTGGACGTGGGCGACATGGGCGTGCTCGCGGCGGAAGCCGGCCTGCTGGAGGTGGACTCCTTCGAGAAGCTGCTGGTGTACGCGGGTCTGGACCCCACCGAGGACCTGCCCCCTCGCGTCAACCCGCTCACGCCGGAGGAAGCGGCCCGGGTGCTGGCGCTGCTGCTCCAGAAGCCCGTGACGCTGGGCAACTTCCCCGCGCGCATGGCTGCGGCCCACCTGATGCGCGAGGTGCTGGAGGACGGCGAGGTGTCGCGCGAGGCGCTGCTGCGCCGGGTGGAGCGCTTCGCGCGTGTCGCGGTGCTGCGGCCCGACGGCTACCTGGCGTGGGCGCGCAACGGACGCACGCAGCAGCGGGTGGCCCCGGTGGAGTGGAGGGACGGCGTGTTTCGTGCGGGCCTCTTCGAGCTGGGGCGCTTCTACGTGAGCAACGGCTCCGTCTTCCGGCTCGCGAACGAGCGGCTGGAGCCGGTGGACAGCGCGGTGTTCGTGGAGGTGTACGACGACGCGGATGTCATCAGCCGCACGCTGGACGGAGCGGAGGAGGTGTTCGTCGAGCTGTACCACGCTCTGGGCCAACTCTTGACGCATCCGGTGGACAGCATCACGGCGCTGCGCAACCTCCCGGCGGGAGTGGCGGCCCTCATTGCCTCCTCGCCCGAATACTGGGAGCGCTTCCGGTACATGACGGCAGGTGAGCAGATGAAGACCGTCGCCAGGCTGACGACGAACCTCATCGCGACCTGGGGTGCGGCTTCGGCCACGACGCGAACGCTGCGGGGACTGATGGCCGGTGCCGAAGCCACCGTGCCGGTACTGTCGCTCTCGGCCGAGGGAGCGCTGGTCATTGAACGCATCGCCGTGCCGGTGGGACAGGCCGCCTCGGGGCTCAGCGGCGGCCCCGGAGCGGCAATCATCCTCCACCGCGCCAACATGGCGACGCAGGGACCGGCACCTGCTGACGGGCCGGGGCAGTGGGGATTGGCACAGGAATCGATGTCCCCGCGTGCGCGTCACTACCAGGAACAGATCACGAGACACTCGGCGGACGATGCATATTGGATCGGCGGTGTGGGCAGGAACAGCGGAGGCGTGAAGTTCGATGGATTCGAAAACGGCGTACTGCTGGAGGCGAAGGGGCCGGGCTATGCCAACAAGTTCCTCGACGACCTGCGGCCAAAGGTATGGTTCGAGAAGTCAGGAGCGAAGGCCCTTGTTGAGCAGGCTCGGCGACAGCTCAGGGCTTCTCATGGCACGGGGGCCTCCATCCGGTGGCATATCGCCGAGCAGAAGACGGCCGAGGCAATCAGGGAGTTATTCAGGGCCAACGACATTGAGGGCATTGAGGTTGCTTTTACCCCTCCACTCAATTGA
- a CDS encoding DUF2381 family protein → MLALPPAVLLALVLSGPVAAVPEAVTCREGVRHIELPAVPAGELLMACISPGRPTLFSFDAELLAGSLSLEGSDDFSLVEVGPSTLKLIPSEKLNAGARRQVRVGFKDGAAPRSAVFVLAVQAAQADPLVNVYRQARTVESYQQELAEQEAEARQCREENARLRGEKHGPGGLVGLRAAGLMEASGVTSRDIFSSVSLTPTDVLRVEEIVVYRSAQRVAVEVRLRVPEDAPAWVPEGASLLLQGKKGVELKVLKLWPPEPIAPGQKGGRVFVEAEAPADAVSGPYTLKLWDASGARVVTLRGATFP, encoded by the coding sequence GTGCTCGCCTTGCCACCCGCCGTCCTCCTGGCGCTCGTTCTCTCCGGGCCTGTTGCCGCGGTACCGGAGGCCGTCACCTGTCGTGAAGGCGTGCGGCACATCGAGTTGCCAGCGGTGCCCGCGGGTGAGCTGCTCATGGCCTGCATCAGCCCAGGCCGGCCCACGCTGTTCAGCTTCGACGCGGAGCTGCTGGCGGGGTCCTTGAGCCTGGAGGGGAGCGACGACTTCTCCCTGGTCGAAGTGGGCCCGAGCACCCTCAAGCTGATTCCCTCGGAGAAGCTGAACGCTGGTGCGCGGCGGCAGGTGAGGGTGGGCTTCAAGGACGGCGCTGCCCCGAGAAGCGCGGTGTTCGTGCTCGCCGTGCAGGCGGCCCAGGCAGACCCGCTGGTGAACGTCTACCGGCAGGCGCGCACGGTGGAGTCCTATCAGCAGGAGTTGGCGGAGCAGGAGGCGGAGGCCCGCCAGTGCCGCGAGGAGAATGCCCGGCTGCGCGGCGAGAAGCATGGGCCGGGCGGCCTCGTGGGCCTGCGCGCGGCGGGACTCATGGAGGCCAGCGGAGTCACTTCCCGCGACATCTTCAGTAGCGTCTCCCTGACCCCGACGGACGTGCTCAGGGTGGAGGAAATCGTGGTGTACCGCTCTGCCCAGCGCGTCGCCGTGGAAGTGCGGTTGAGGGTGCCTGAAGACGCGCCAGCCTGGGTGCCCGAGGGCGCGAGCTTGCTGCTCCAAGGCAAGAAGGGGGTTGAGCTGAAGGTGCTCAAGCTCTGGCCGCCAGAGCCCATCGCGCCGGGGCAGAAGGGCGGACGCGTGTTCGTCGAAGCGGAAGCCCCAGCGGACGCGGTGAGCGGCCCCTACACGCTCAAGCTCTGGGATGCGAGCGGGGCCAGGGTCGTGACCCTCCGCGGCGCGACGTTTCCTTGA
- a CDS encoding matrixin family metalloprotease, whose protein sequence is MTKSYARSWVVPLALLGVVGCAKTGGDEALPVPPADAEVTAWVPGTPVPADAHAEGTAHTLMVDWILEEDSVDELTDHSALVIHGQVESTRFDVIRAWAQSKLEGQPSGEASGVYNDLPVTIATVRIGDLARSSQGLKSASGGALAQGTTVDVVFPGGLLADGCTLAPEDSPLPKVGEQSVLFLTPQGGTKPLAASSMTGLYAVTGGPRGRVLVQGGLVQGASESRHATAVGAHVGQPVDSLLAQVEARARTVAYVSPESRPVRRVEQAPHGGPTAQSWCGLARFGYKWCRKPTNVTFTDYTGTRWPVGDAMNAWMYTSYSNSLYLYWRGSGASDVTVYEAFYGYTGWYGYAGNNWSGSCMTRSTLQLNNTYYSGAHYAKTVAIHEVGHSLGFFHHGNCNSIMYTDPTVCAAAVTSCDAQAASELYPY, encoded by the coding sequence ATGACGAAGAGCTATGCGCGTTCCTGGGTCGTGCCGTTGGCGCTCCTGGGTGTGGTGGGCTGTGCGAAGACCGGTGGCGACGAAGCGCTCCCCGTCCCCCCGGCGGACGCGGAGGTGACGGCGTGGGTGCCCGGGACGCCGGTGCCCGCCGACGCGCACGCCGAGGGAACGGCCCACACGCTCATGGTCGACTGGATTCTCGAAGAGGACTCCGTCGATGAGCTGACGGACCACTCCGCCCTGGTCATCCACGGCCAGGTGGAGTCCACGCGCTTCGACGTCATCCGCGCCTGGGCGCAGTCCAAGCTGGAGGGGCAACCCTCTGGCGAGGCGAGCGGCGTCTACAACGACCTTCCCGTGACAATCGCAACCGTGAGGATTGGCGACCTCGCGCGCTCCTCGCAGGGGCTCAAGAGCGCCTCGGGCGGCGCGCTCGCGCAGGGCACCACCGTGGACGTGGTGTTCCCCGGCGGCCTGCTCGCCGACGGCTGCACGCTCGCGCCGGAGGACAGCCCGCTGCCGAAGGTGGGCGAGCAGTCGGTCCTCTTCCTCACGCCGCAGGGAGGCACGAAGCCCCTGGCCGCGAGCTCCATGACGGGCCTCTACGCGGTGACTGGCGGCCCGAGGGGTCGAGTCCTGGTGCAGGGCGGCCTCGTCCAGGGCGCGAGCGAGTCGCGTCACGCCACCGCGGTGGGAGCGCACGTGGGCCAGCCGGTCGACTCGCTGCTCGCCCAGGTCGAGGCCCGCGCACGGACTGTCGCGTACGTGAGCCCCGAGTCGCGCCCGGTGCGCAGGGTGGAGCAGGCGCCGCACGGGGGTCCGACGGCCCAGAGTTGGTGCGGGCTTGCCCGCTTCGGCTACAAGTGGTGCCGGAAGCCCACGAACGTCACCTTCACGGACTACACGGGCACGCGCTGGCCCGTCGGTGACGCCATGAACGCGTGGATGTACACGAGCTACTCGAACAGCCTGTATCTCTACTGGCGGGGCAGCGGCGCCTCCGACGTCACGGTCTACGAGGCGTTCTACGGCTACACCGGCTGGTACGGGTACGCTGGGAACAACTGGTCGGGCAGCTGCATGACCCGGAGCACCCTCCAGCTGAACAACACGTACTACTCGGGCGCGCACTACGCGAAGACAGTCGCCATCCACGAAGTCGGGCACAGCCTCGGCTTCTTCCACCACGGCAACTGCAACTCCATCATGTACACGGACCCCACCGTGTGTGCGGCGGCGGTGACGTCCTGCGACGCGCAAGCGGCGTCGGAGCTCTATCCGTACTGA
- a CDS encoding DUF885 domain-containing protein has protein sequence MRPFLRGFMTALRPTSVLAALLLLSPGCTPSRPSAQAESALGSQAAALTLSPAQVALRAFVDAHFEEHFRRSPMAATSAGVHTYDGELRNFRPEERATHLAYLKDRLAALPTAVDRAALPPLDKADYDILENHFRSRILELEEVRSWERNPNTYLGFASGAVFQLINRDFAPLEQRMGSAVKRMAVVPEVFAAAQASLKNPPKLWTEIALEQVKGTRALYAQTLPQAFAPVKDAALQAAFKKEQARCLEAIDGYTKFLKEDLLPRSQGEFAIGEETYRKKLQYEEGVTESIDSLLAWGRSEIQFTQQQFREVAGRLGPGKAPMDVYRELGKDHPAPAELVATTTATLEEIRQFLIDKRIITVPSEVRARVAETPSFNRALSFASMSTPGPFEKKATEAYYYVTPPDPAWSAEQTTQHMSFYNRYALHLVSIHEAYPGHYVQFLWTNRVESKVRKLMGSGSFSEGWGLYTEQMMLDEGYGGTGVQADRLRLNQLALYLQRLARYVVGLSLHTRGMTYEQAVRLFEEEAFMTRINAEREARRGTSDPTYLVYALGKKLLMELREEARAKWGKDFTLRRFHDEVVSYGYPPVPIVRRLLLGEDSAPPASH, from the coding sequence ATGCGTCCCTTCCTCCGAGGCTTCATGACCGCGCTGCGTCCCACGAGCGTCCTCGCCGCACTGCTGCTGCTGTCCCCAGGCTGCACCCCCTCGCGCCCGTCGGCCCAGGCGGAGTCCGCCCTCGGCTCCCAGGCCGCGGCCCTCACGCTGTCCCCGGCCCAGGTGGCGCTGCGCGCCTTCGTGGACGCGCACTTCGAGGAGCACTTCCGCCGCTCGCCGATGGCGGCCACGTCGGCGGGTGTGCACACCTACGACGGAGAGCTGCGCAACTTCCGTCCCGAGGAGCGCGCCACGCACCTGGCGTACCTGAAGGACCGGCTCGCGGCGCTGCCGACGGCGGTGGACCGCGCCGCGCTGCCGCCGCTGGACAAGGCGGACTACGACATCCTGGAGAACCACTTCCGCTCGCGCATCCTGGAGCTGGAGGAGGTGCGCTCGTGGGAGCGCAACCCGAACACGTACCTGGGCTTCGCCTCGGGAGCGGTGTTCCAGCTCATCAACCGCGACTTCGCGCCGCTGGAGCAGCGGATGGGCTCGGCGGTGAAGCGCATGGCGGTGGTGCCCGAGGTCTTCGCGGCGGCGCAGGCGAGCCTGAAGAACCCGCCGAAGCTCTGGACGGAAATCGCGCTGGAGCAGGTGAAGGGCACGCGGGCGCTCTACGCGCAGACGCTGCCCCAGGCCTTCGCGCCGGTGAAGGACGCCGCGCTGCAAGCAGCCTTCAAGAAGGAGCAGGCCCGCTGCCTGGAGGCCATCGACGGGTACACGAAGTTCCTGAAGGAAGATTTGCTGCCGCGCTCGCAGGGTGAGTTCGCCATCGGCGAGGAGACGTACCGGAAGAAGCTCCAGTACGAGGAGGGCGTGACGGAGAGCATCGACTCGCTGCTGGCGTGGGGCCGGTCGGAAATCCAATTCACCCAGCAGCAGTTCCGCGAGGTGGCGGGGCGGCTCGGGCCGGGCAAGGCGCCGATGGACGTGTACCGGGAGCTGGGCAAGGACCACCCGGCCCCGGCGGAGCTGGTGGCGACGACGACGGCGACGCTGGAGGAGATCCGCCAGTTCCTCATCGACAAGCGCATCATCACCGTGCCCAGCGAAGTCCGCGCGCGAGTGGCGGAGACGCCGTCCTTCAACCGGGCGCTGTCCTTCGCGAGCATGAGCACGCCGGGCCCGTTCGAGAAGAAGGCGACGGAGGCGTACTACTACGTGACACCGCCGGACCCGGCGTGGAGCGCCGAGCAGACGACGCAGCACATGAGCTTCTACAACCGCTATGCGCTGCACCTCGTCTCCATCCACGAAGCGTACCCGGGCCACTACGTGCAGTTCCTGTGGACGAACCGCGTGGAGTCGAAGGTGCGCAAGCTGATGGGCTCGGGCTCCTTCAGCGAGGGCTGGGGCCTGTACACGGAGCAGATGATGCTGGACGAGGGCTACGGCGGCACGGGGGTGCAGGCGGACCGGCTGCGGCTGAACCAGCTCGCGCTCTACCTCCAGCGGCTGGCGCGCTACGTGGTGGGCCTGTCGCTGCACACGCGGGGCATGACGTACGAGCAGGCGGTGCGCCTCTTCGAGGAGGAGGCGTTCATGACGCGCATCAACGCGGAGCGCGAGGCCCGCCGTGGCACGTCGGACCCCACGTACCTCGTCTACGCGCTGGGCAAGAAGCTGCTGATGGAGCTGCGCGAGGAGGCGAGGGCGAAGTGGGGCAAGGACTTCACCCTGCGGCGCTTCCACGACGAGGTGGTCTCCTACGGCTACCCGCCCGTGCCCATCGTCCGCCGGCTGCTGCTCGGCGAGGACAGCGCGCCCCCGGCCTCTCATTGA
- a CDS encoding sigma-70 family RNA polymerase sigma factor, translated as MASEQTESFLSRAPRALVPTLRAHAGLEEALAGLVRQAREAWPRVDMDAGAFLAHVAERLPATGEAGEVLASLRAGELFLAFACARGDARALEALDAHVLSQVGTWLPRESPSLVDELRQVLSQRLLVPVDGAPPKLASYSGRGPLGQWVRAVALRLHIDQQRAAPREQPVGQAPAELAERLGADPELAFIRERHQEDFRVAFRAALGRLESRERNLLRLHHVHGLSMDSVGATYQAPRSTVARWIARARERLLALTREELTARLGLTPDELDSMLRLVSSQLDVSLRQLMTD; from the coding sequence TGCGGGCCTGGAGGAAGCACTCGCGGGCCTGGTGCGACAGGCGCGCGAGGCGTGGCCTCGGGTGGACATGGACGCGGGGGCCTTCCTGGCGCACGTGGCCGAGCGGCTTCCCGCCACGGGCGAGGCCGGCGAGGTGCTCGCGAGCCTGCGCGCGGGGGAGCTCTTCCTCGCCTTCGCCTGCGCGCGGGGGGACGCGCGGGCGCTCGAGGCGCTCGACGCGCACGTGCTGTCGCAGGTGGGCACGTGGCTGCCACGCGAGTCACCCTCCCTCGTGGACGAGCTGCGGCAGGTGCTGAGCCAGCGGCTGCTCGTCCCGGTGGACGGGGCGCCGCCGAAGCTGGCCTCGTATTCCGGGCGCGGTCCGCTGGGACAGTGGGTGCGGGCGGTGGCGCTGCGGCTCCACATCGACCAGCAGCGCGCCGCGCCGCGCGAGCAGCCCGTGGGGCAGGCCCCGGCGGAGCTGGCGGAGCGGCTGGGCGCGGACCCCGAGCTGGCCTTCATCCGCGAGCGGCACCAGGAGGACTTCCGCGTGGCCTTCCGCGCCGCGCTGGGCCGGCTGGAGTCCCGCGAGCGCAACCTGCTGCGGCTGCACCACGTGCACGGCCTGTCCATGGACTCGGTGGGCGCCACCTACCAGGCGCCCCGCTCCACCGTCGCGCGCTGGATTGCCCGCGCCCGCGAGCGGCTGCTGGCGCTCACCCGCGAGGAGCTGACGGCGCGGCTGGGCCTCACCCCCGACGAGCTGGACAGCATGCTGCGCCTCGTGTCCAGCCAGCTCGACGTCAGCCTGCGTCAACTCATGACGGACTGA
- a CDS encoding immunity 52 family protein — protein sequence MNETYYAGTYWGPRKESPEECARRMEIFLANLRDVDPAFASWCQPGKSRKDALKRPIEPNRAGLAKLMLRGKDRVFEDLGFRFSAWNGVDDDYDATGFDVHCGGYTDAVRNTCVFTLPGRGPLADRVLTASVLAGLLRASAVAWEPHWGVAASHAHGKLIDARSVKGAPRIGWVMYLANHCGAVPPLPAPVRIEPVADRGTLIVLTSERFTATNPEHAALAERVWELLDRAGLLKPVQPVTS from the coding sequence ATGAACGAGACCTACTACGCGGGGACTTATTGGGGGCCACGGAAAGAGTCGCCGGAGGAGTGCGCCCGACGGATGGAGATTTTTCTTGCCAACCTGCGTGATGTCGATCCGGCATTCGCTAGCTGGTGCCAGCCGGGCAAGTCGCGGAAGGATGCATTGAAGCGTCCTATTGAGCCCAATCGCGCCGGGTTGGCGAAGCTCATGCTCCGAGGCAAGGATCGTGTCTTCGAGGACCTTGGGTTCAGATTCAGTGCCTGGAATGGCGTGGACGACGATTACGATGCAACCGGCTTCGACGTCCATTGCGGTGGTTACACGGACGCGGTGCGTAACACATGCGTATTCACTCTGCCGGGTCGAGGGCCGCTTGCGGACCGGGTGTTGACCGCATCCGTGTTGGCTGGGCTGCTGCGTGCGTCTGCTGTTGCGTGGGAGCCGCACTGGGGCGTTGCTGCATCACACGCTCATGGCAAATTGATAGATGCACGCAGTGTCAAGGGCGCTCCCCGCATCGGATGGGTGATGTATCTTGCAAATCATTGCGGGGCAGTGCCGCCGCTTCCTGCTCCCGTGCGCATTGAGCCAGTCGCGGACAGGGGGACGCTTATCGTTCTGACCTCTGAGCGCTTCACGGCAACCAACCCGGAGCATGCAGCGCTGGCCGAGCGAGTGTGGGAGCTGCTTGACCGAGCCGGGCTGCTGAAGCCGGTCCAGCCCGTTACCTCCTGA
- a CDS encoding DUF2019 domain-containing protein, translated as MKLEELVEQFAQHVQAETEAGWQGDAQAANRHVDQYLSVFDELRALGDAGRDALAALFKHPRMDVRVAAAAFLLRHRTEEARSVLEEAAKGKGLVPFEAQQALKRWEEGTWALDPA; from the coding sequence ATGAAGCTCGAAGAACTGGTTGAGCAATTCGCCCAGCACGTGCAGGCAGAGACAGAGGCTGGCTGGCAGGGAGACGCTCAAGCCGCGAACAGGCATGTCGATCAGTACCTCTCAGTCTTCGATGAACTTCGCGCCCTTGGAGATGCAGGACGCGATGCGCTAGCCGCTCTTTTCAAACATCCACGCATGGATGTCCGCGTTGCAGCGGCGGCGTTCCTGCTCCGCCATCGTACGGAAGAGGCCAGGTCAGTTCTGGAAGAGGCCGCGAAAGGCAAGGGATTGGTCCCCTTCGAGGCACAGCAGGCATTGAAGCGGTGGGAGGAAGGTACCTGGGCCTTGGACCCGGCATGA
- a CDS encoding serine/threonine protein kinase, with product MTSDILHPDTLLPGDTVGPFKILDVLGAGGLGRVFKVEQDSKVYALKMATRLPGQRAPGEEDVDGRCQREASAMLARMPDPHFPRVFHVGRWPDPEAGFLFVVMEYVDGWPFHEWRYEKHPSAAQLVDVLLPLVRTLDEMHRRGMHHRDLHAGNVLIRKEDSWPFLLDLGSVSMPGARTLTQGMPPINLTIIPPEALEQAMQHGDEARFEGGPAVDLYALGVLLYSALTDGHPINMELPPERLAAAIRLRMPRPPHRVNPKVPPSLGAIAMRLLAKRPEDRYESAHALYQALWEANKQRTSRAWKVPLDLPESGPAPMTEEEWQERKLDEDRARGAPEDRVQQEGQAPPAQYVEVAPPVEELFAPMRAGAARSRQQRLTWMRVRRPLVGALSCALVVGLGALVGWGALRRDTPPVVAVRPTALADGTAARQEVAPPENPPEADRAAAPPVAVSTPAAAATPAMPQKDDASVKMPKKAPPLKMQPKSAGTVGKALALTLTCTGLACTGAQVRPAPPSEECPPGAVEAMKQWGINVGDVHSAVFTASRRMNPSIRIITVKEGPTSLSVSREDWGSMPDYDLTGRLILGERVHGRLTQAQTRDGKETFPICMELLDYDERVRGVVREPDGGPDTARVFFGVWVKAVSRFE from the coding sequence ATGACGAGCGACATCCTCCATCCGGACACCCTGCTCCCCGGCGACACCGTGGGCCCCTTCAAGATTCTGGACGTGCTGGGGGCAGGCGGGCTTGGCCGCGTCTTCAAGGTCGAGCAGGACAGCAAGGTATACGCGCTGAAGATGGCCACGCGCCTGCCGGGCCAGCGGGCTCCTGGCGAGGAGGACGTGGACGGCCGGTGCCAACGGGAAGCCTCGGCCATGCTGGCACGCATGCCCGACCCCCACTTCCCCCGAGTCTTCCACGTGGGCAGGTGGCCGGACCCGGAGGCGGGCTTCCTCTTTGTCGTCATGGAGTACGTGGACGGCTGGCCCTTCCACGAGTGGCGCTACGAGAAGCACCCCAGCGCCGCCCAGCTCGTGGACGTGCTGCTGCCCCTGGTGCGCACGCTGGACGAGATGCACCGCCGGGGCATGCACCACCGCGACCTGCATGCCGGCAATGTCCTCATCCGCAAGGAGGACTCGTGGCCGTTCCTGCTGGACCTGGGCAGCGTGTCCATGCCCGGAGCCCGGACGCTCACGCAGGGCATGCCTCCCATCAACCTCACCATCATCCCCCCGGAGGCGCTGGAGCAGGCAATGCAGCACGGAGACGAAGCACGCTTCGAGGGTGGACCCGCGGTGGACCTCTACGCGCTCGGCGTGCTGCTCTACAGCGCCCTGACGGACGGCCATCCCATCAACATGGAGCTTCCGCCAGAGCGGCTGGCCGCTGCCATCCGGTTGCGCATGCCGCGTCCTCCACACCGGGTCAATCCCAAGGTGCCACCGAGCCTCGGCGCCATCGCCATGCGGCTGCTGGCGAAGCGGCCCGAGGACCGGTACGAGAGCGCGCACGCGCTGTATCAAGCGCTCTGGGAGGCGAACAAGCAACGGACCTCCCGCGCCTGGAAGGTGCCGCTGGACCTGCCCGAGAGTGGGCCCGCCCCCATGACGGAAGAGGAGTGGCAGGAGCGCAAGCTGGACGAGGATCGGGCACGCGGTGCCCCGGAGGACCGGGTTCAGCAAGAGGGGCAGGCGCCGCCAGCGCAGTACGTGGAGGTGGCTCCCCCGGTCGAGGAGCTGTTCGCGCCGATGCGAGCTGGCGCCGCGCGGAGCAGGCAGCAACGCCTCACCTGGATGCGCGTACGCCGCCCGCTGGTAGGGGCGCTGTCGTGCGCGCTGGTCGTCGGCCTCGGGGCGCTCGTGGGGTGGGGCGCCCTTCGCCGCGACACACCGCCTGTCGTAGCGGTTCGCCCCACCGCGCTGGCGGACGGGACAGCGGCACGTCAGGAAGTGGCGCCCCCGGAAAACCCGCCGGAAGCTGACCGGGCCGCAGCTCCGCCCGTGGCGGTCTCCACCCCCGCGGCCGCCGCAACCCCGGCGATGCCACAGAAGGACGATGCTTCCGTGAAGATGCCCAAGAAGGCTCCGCCCCTGAAGATGCAGCCCAAGAGTGCCGGGACGGTGGGCAAGGCTCTTGCCCTGACCCTCACCTGCACGGGACTGGCTTGCACGGGTGCCCAGGTCCGCCCCGCGCCTCCGTCCGAGGAGTGCCCGCCCGGAGCGGTGGAGGCCATGAAGCAGTGGGGCATCAACGTGGGCGATGTGCACTCCGCGGTCTTTACCGCGAGCCGTCGAATGAACCCCTCAATTCGCATCATCACGGTGAAAGAGGGGCCGACCTCGCTTTCCGTCTCTCGCGAAGACTGGGGGAGCATGCCCGACTACGACCTGACCGGGCGCCTCATCCTTGGCGAGCGCGTCCATGGGCGGCTCACGCAGGCGCAGACCCGAGACGGCAAGGAGACCTTCCCCATCTGCATGGAGCTGTTGGACTACGACGAGAGAGTCCGGGGAGTCGTCCGCGAGCCCGACGGAGGCCCCGACACAGCCAGGGTCTTTTTTGGCGTCTGGGTGAAGGCGGTCAGCAGGTTCGAGTGA